The Arachis hypogaea cultivar Tifrunner chromosome 14, arahy.Tifrunner.gnm2.J5K5, whole genome shotgun sequence DNA window ACGGAAATTGTTGTTTAGCATGAATCTTATCCATTTCAAGAGGCACAGAATAAACTTGGGAAACTTGAAACAACTCATTCTCTGTCAAGCTTGATTAAGAAGGTTATAATTACAAATGGAAGTAGAGATTAAGCTTCGGCTACAAGATTCAGCATCTCACCAGAAGCTTTCCAAGTTGCTCTCTCAATTTCACACCAAAACTTTAATACAAGAAAACATCTTCTTTGATGGAACAAACTCAGAGCTCACCTCCAACCTTGCGGTTCTCCGAGTCCGGTTCTACGACATGGATCAAAATTGTGTTCTTTCCCTCAAAGCCAAGCCTATGATCTCAGGTAGTGGTGATGAGAAAACACTAATTACTACTCCTCTTTCTATTATAGTTTCAGATATTGAAGACTTATTCATGCAGTTAACTCTTGTGTGTACTAACAATAATTCCTACTAGGTGGGGTGAGCCGCATGGAGGAGCATGAGGAGCCATTTGACCCTGTGCTCGGTCGAGCATGCATTGCCGAGCCATGGAGGCTCTTATCAGTCGACAATTCGAAGGTACTGAGGAGGGTGAGAGATGAATATGGTTTTGGTGCAAGTGGGGTTGTGTGCTTGGGAGGGTTTAGGAACTTGAGGGCTGTGCATGAGTGGAGAGGGTTGAAGCTGGAGCTGGATGAGACCAACTATGACTTTGGTACAAACTATGAGTTGGAATGTGAGAGTGCTGACCCTGAAAAGCACAAGGAATTGCTTGAGGACTTCCTCAAAGAGAATGGAGTGCAATATTCATATTCTAATGTTTCTAAGTTTGCCATTTTTCAGTCCAGGAAGTTGCCTCAATGAGGTAGTAATTAGTAtgttgaatgcatgatatgattAGGGTGTTTTTAAAACACAACATTGTTCTGTGAATCATATATGCAGCACACTGAACAATTCACTACTACATTGATTTATAAAGCACACATTCTTAAATATATGCCGTGCATGTATTAAACATAAGAATCTGAATAATCAGGAAATATCTCACAAATAGTTCAAGAGCATTAGGCTTTCTCTTGGGCCTATTTACTATGTTTTGTATCATCACTAAGTCATGGACAGTACATCAATATTGCTAAAATGTTGGGTCAAACTTAAGTCGGTAGTTATAAGCTAATCATAATTAAGGATACATCAGAGAAATCAGCTTCTGCAAGAAAACAGTTGGAACAGACTAACAATTCTGCTTCTCAGATGTTCCTAAAGGTCTAACACCACCTCAGAAATCCTCCCAAACATAGCTTCAAACCACATGTCACAAAAATTATGAACCACAACTCAACGGCCGCGACCACGACCACGTCCACGCCCGCGTCCCCGTCCTCTCCCCAAAGGCTTCCCTGCAAATGCAATAAAAACTTTTTAAGTCCATAACTCACTACGACAGGGATACCATTAGAACAACCGAAAGAGCATGAATGAAGAACTCTGGAGAAAAGCTATATAGAGTACCGGCAGTTGGCTTCTTGGGTTTGACCCTAGGTGTCTCCTCAACAAGCAAAGTCTCGAGATTCAAGCTGTCGGGAAGAATATAGTAACGGATGTTGTTACCCCTCACACTGAGATGATCCAGAGTCACCGGATTTTTCCCTTTCAGAGTCATTTTAACTGTTTTCAAATGTGTGTTCATACTAATATCAACACCTGTGGCAAAATGTCCCACCATTAACATGATTTTCCAGACACTGGAAAGTAGATTCGACACCGGCCAATAGGCAATAATAAGCATTACTAATCATTAATAATAAGCTTAATTTTAGCATAAATTAGAGAACTTATATTCTAAAAAAGCTTAGAGATTTTCCAATAATCAACCAAGTTTCAAGAAATCAAATATCTTCCTACTACTCCAAATCTAATACTTTAATTGCAAGCAAGGTCAGCATACTAAGAGTTCAAGAGTTCAAATTTACTATTCAAATTTACCTAAGCTACACGAATTCAAATGAACTCTCGAGTTTGATAACCTTTTAATGAAAGCATTATAATAAGAATTTGGCAATCACTGAATTAGGTTAAGATAACAATTTTTTTCAGTAACAAAAAtatgaagaaggaaaaaaaaccaACCTGTAATGGTGCCATGAACAATGGTACCATTCTTGAGCTCAATTGACACAGTTTCATTGTTTAACTTCATTAAAAACCTGCTCAAATAACATCATATTAAGTTCTAAAAccctaaaattcaaaattcaaaatttaaaaaagaaaaagagagagagagagagagagagagagagacctgaCGAGCTTCATGATGAAGGTGAGATAGGGAGTGGTGAGGGGCGGCGGCCGGAGAACGGTGGTTGCAGGCAGTGGCGCGGCGTTTTCCTTTCAGCTAATCAGCTTTTGGGAGGCGACCAGAGAGATTAGGGCAAACTGCGAAAAATTGAAATCTTCAGAAGCGGCTTCTTTTCGATTTGGGTTTTGGATTTAGGGATACAATTGTCTTTTTAATTTCATTCAGGGTATTCTCGTCTGAATCTTAATACATTATCTTCACAatacgctttttttttttttgtacaataCATAACTGGATCCGAAATTCATACAAGACTATGTTCCAAgcccaattttttattttggaggGCTGGCAATTTTTTAAAACAGCATGTATAATTGTCCCCAAAAAATAGCATGCTCCAAGAGTCCAAGTATGCAAGACTATTAGGGTCGGGCATCAACGGGGTCAGGTTATGGGACGAATTGGGTTCTAGTTGTTTGGCAGGGCCAGATCTCTGGCCCATGgccatgtccaaaaaaaaaaaaataccaaccgCAACTAAAGCTTTGGTTGAGTAGGTCAATCAGTCTTAACTCATATGGCATATCTCTCCCTCCCTACTTCAAAGGTTTAGGATTCAAACTCTAGAGAttgcaattgaaaaaaaaatgtgataaaaagtatGAGAAGTGTGTGGGTGTGTTGTGTACCTATGATTGAGAGTTGTCCAATTTATTGGGATACCTAGAATTGGGAGTTGTCCAATCTActgattacaaaaaaaatttgaattttgaccGTAGCCTAATAATAGACATAACCATTAAATATGTAGTGTGTAATGTCTATAATTAAAAATTGTCCAATTTATTcgaccaaaaaaataattaacttagaTTAATCACTAATTAACTTACTTATCCATTTAAATAAGTGCGAGACTCTGAATATATATGAATTAAAATCTAAACAAAagtcttataaaattttagacTTCTCTACTATAATAAATAACTTTTGTGGTGGCAATGGGCTGTTGctttatgttcttatttattaatttatataatctCTCGCTTAtatctaattaaattattttatcaattaatatTAAGTCTATTttcctaaaaaagaaaaaaagatgaaaaatagtGACACGAAACTAAATTGAAgtgaggagaaaataaaaactcaAATATAAATGGACGGCAACCAACATGTTGAAGGATTTTCCGAAAATAATAGTCAAATATGAAGGCTTTTTAATTTCTTAGGGTGGCACAAAAATTATTTAAGGAATTATTAAGATGATAGTGATTATTGAGCATAGATTTGTCCTATTATTATTCCATATTCCATGAAGATGTTGCAATCTTAAGATAGCATAGAAAAATCAACTTAATGAGTTAATTGCTTCATACTTCGGTCGGTGTTTGATGCTGactataaaattaaacaaatatatgTGTACGTTTCTTACCAAGAAATAGGGAGGAACTATGAAGGAAATGAACAtcacaataaaaacaaaaatccaggctacatatttttataaaacactcaataaaaaaaattaatattttaattatccaACATAATATAATGGCCTCGCATGCACCATTTCTTAAAAGGTCCCACATAGTACTAATTATTCTTAGAATGTTAATAATTAAGATCCATAATGAGAGGGATAAATTGAATTCAAACTTCATTTACACAGAACACAATCAAATTGGTCATTATAAAGTTAAAGAATTATTGGAAGGAGTGGAATTATTGAAAAATGTCCATCTTATTGCTAATAGAACTAGCTATTTTACAAtaggaaatgtttggtaaccaaagaaaatcagccaaaaacagtcataacttgccatatttagcattcattaattgttgcgataattaattaatgttaaataagacaaattctggCTTTACAATAATAGTTATTCATCCTCTCTCTTAACTCGACAAGTCAAAAATTAATCTGTCGtagatctaaattttatttaaggatCTATTGCTAATCAATATCTCCAATATTTACTTAAGCGAATGAAAATGAACTGATAACTCTACTAATCCAAATTGATTAAATTCAAAATCATGTAATTAACATAATTAAGGATCGGAAGTATAGTAGTAAAGTGTTCTTCTCTACCTGTTCCTTTTAAATAGAACATCCATTCAAGTGAAAATGTCATGGACTCATGGGTCATTTATAGCTACTATATTTTTGTCTATGTTATCTAATCAATCTTGCTTTTCTTTAAGTAgattatatgtaattatatacGAGGGACATTGAATCTTACATATGTATAACATTGATTTAGACGCATAtgatccattttttttttctttctaaaaaattTTGGCCTTAATCAACATGGATATATGCCTAGAACTTCTTTGAATTCCAATTTGGATTTGAATGGAGTGATTGGGGTCATTAGTATTCATAAGGAACTATATAATATTGTTGCATATATTATACAATTCGGAGTAGTTTTATAAACCAAGTAAAGACAAATACATGGGGAAACAAAATGTCtatgaatttttaatattatctgaATCATAGTGTAATGTTATAAAAGAAGGAAAGGTCACCACTACTTCTCATAACCCATATAATCTTTGGGTAATGCTggttagacaaaaaaaaatagcaattaattaattgtcataataattaataaatattaaataaggtaAATTATGACTGTTTTTAGCTGATTTTCtttaaatatcaaataattttgatAATCTTTTTCTTATTGGACAATTATATCTACTAATAATTGACATCTGAGCTTTATattcctaattttttttaagtatctTAATTTGTATTAGttattttacaaattaatttaaattaatcgaGTGATAAATTTATTCCttcatttaaataaatattagatttttaaattttattttgtgtatatatCAATCTATTAACTATCAAGTATCAACAAATTTTAATTGAGGGCAAAAAACTAGAATAAACCAAGGGAAGTTGCAAATTACCTAAATGAGCCAAAGTGAAATTCGTTTCTGCAATGAGCCAAAccctatatttatataattcgaaccagtgtGGTTCGAACTCTATTcatgagtaattcgaaccagggtggttcgaattactaagagAGAAATTCATTCAAGTaaatcgaaccagggtggttcgaattacttgggaggaaaacgtagcacataattcgaaccaagctggttcgaattatatgggGAGACGCTgcatcaagtaattcgaaccaggctggttcgaattacacaaactGAATTCGAACCAGTCCGGTTCGATTTAGTGGTAGACAGTGCAGTATATATATGGTTCtaaacgtgagttgctctcatAGAGGGTGTaatatggctagtgaggagagttttgtggttttggttcaccatagaggatccattaagaggaaaactcgCTCCGGTGTGAAGTTTACAGATAAGAATCCTCTCTGTATTGTCGTGAAACCAACGACGAGCTATGATGATCTTGTTAGAtctgtgctgatgaaacttggTCTGGAAAGTGCGAAGCGAgtgaagaagtttttctatcgcattccaatcactGTCTTGCAGgatacggtgaagtatgattgcttcacgattggtagtgatgaggacctgcaagtcatgtttctatgtcggaggcagtttcccgaggtgaggacaccagagttgttggcaaagttggttgatgtggtatccagctcagggggttcgaaccggaatgccACCACTGAAGCAGCGGCAGCCGGTTCGAGTTCCAGGCCTGCCATTGCTTCTTCGTCCGTCCCTGTGTACGAGCCAGCGGTCGAACCAGTCGCCTCCCCGTCTTTTGCTGTTGATCTGAATGATGGAGTAGGCGACGTGGTAGGATCAGTTGATATTCTGCCGAACGCTTTACAGGGAGTTCCACCGGTTGGCGTCGGAGACGGAGTGTTGGGTGATGTAGAGGAGGAcgacgtcgagccggatatgattgaggATGACAGCGGCGACGAGGTTGGAGCGACTGAGCCTGCATTGGTAGTCGGTGGTtctagttctggcacacagcagtatccaccacatttttcctctttggaccTAGATGCCATGAGGCAAGAGGGTGTTTCAGGGCACtctgttggattcggagctagagatgctGAAGGGACTGCTGGtttgacagagttccaggttggtcagcaatttcaggataaagacgaggccctgttaagtgtgaagacttacagcatccggcgaggggtacagtacaaggttgtGGAGTCTGATCATCGCCgttatgtgggcaagtgttctgagtttgggaatgggtgcacatggttgattcgactgagtctgcggaagcgcaagggcatttgggaggtcaagcggtacaatggacctcacacttgtcttgcgacctccatctcgagtgaccacaggagcttggattatcatgtgatttcCGCGTtcgttatgccaatggttagggctgatgcatccgtcagcatcaaggtgcttCTAAATGCCACGGCAGCACACTTCgggtttaggccgacttacaggagggtctggatggcgaagcagaaggcaatTGCCCTCGTatacggtgactgggatgagtcatacaacgagctcCCCAGGTGGGTTTTGGGAGTCCAGTTGACGATGCCCGGTACTGTTGCAATCCTACGGACGAGCCCCGTTCGAGTTAGTGGACAAGTAgacgagtctcaagcttttttccaCATACTTTTCTGGACGTTTCCACCGCTCATCCAGGCATTTCGCCATTGCAAGCCCTTAGTTAGCATTGACGGGACCCATCTGTATGGGAAGTACGGGGGTACTTTGCtcatcgcgattgcacaggacgggaactccaacattctacccgttgcattcgcactagtagaaggtgagaatgcagagtcttggtcattctttctctcccaccttaGACAGCACGTGACACCGCAGCCCGGTCTTctggttatatcggacaggcataacggcataaaggctgcgcttgaggctccggacggaggttggttacctccatctgcataccgtgcattctgcattcgacacgtagcggctaattttgcccttaccttcaagggcaaggaTGCACGTAGGCTTCTAGTGAATGCCGCATATGCCAAGACCgaggttgagtttgattactggtttgatattcttcggtctgaagacccggcgatgtgtgagtgggcgaaccagattgattattccttatggactcagcatcgtgatgagggacggagattcggtcacatgacgacgaatatctcggagtgtgtgaactcaatcctAAAGGGTGTCAGAAACCTCCCTGTATGCTCTTtggtgaaggcaacatatggaaggcttgcggaactctttgttcgcaagggtagagaggctgaggcccagatgGGAACCGGACAGCAATTCAGTCAGTACTTGGTGAAGTGTatagaggccaacttgaagaATTCGCGGTGATTCACGGTGACTTTGTATGACCGGCataactccgagttcaccgtaGCCGAGACCACTCCGACGGGCTCTTTCTCATTGGGTACCTACAGAGTATCGCTTGCGTCCCGGACCTGTGACTGCGGGTACTTCCAGGCACTTCATTTCCCGTGCCAGCACGCACTTGCATGCTGCGCCTACTCACGGGTTACCTGGTCCTCTTATGTTCACAGCATGTATCAGATTAGTTCAGTGTTCCGTGTGTACCAGATGGGATTCACACCGCCGATAACGGAGGGATTCTGGCCACCTTACGACGGGCCAACCGTGATCCCGGACCCCGCCAAGAGGCGTGCAAGAGAGGGTCGTCCGAGATCCACTAGGATACGGACGaatatggacgaggcagatccgaaTCGGCCAAAGAGGTGTGGCCTTTGTCGCCAACCCGGACACACCCGCAGGAGTTGCCCACAGCTTGGAGGACCGTCTCACACGGGGGGCCAGTAGTAGCGATCTTGTTATTGTTAGTgtttattgattttatttttcctgTTACGTGTTATGTAAGATGACTTATGTAATCTGTTTATCTTTTTACCTTCTAGTAATGAAAAAGTTgcatttgaatttgaatatagcTAGAAATCCCATGACTGCAAAAGTTGATAACTAAAGTGTTATATGATTCAATGATAATACATAGTCACTAATCCACTAGGTAAATACCAGATTTTTAAGTACAATAAGATGAGGAAACAACAAGGAAAAATAGCTCTAAAGTAACAACAGTAATCCACATCGGTCTGGTACATGAGTGAACCCTAACATCCAAAATACATGAAATGTAAATCATCTAAACAAGTGGGAGCCTGTCCCACAACGACGGGGAACCCGTGGCCTCTGACCTCTGCGGATAAACGGCTCCTCATCCTCTATCTCATCTGCGTCCTCATGCGGGGCAGGCTGTGCGGGTGGCGTAAAATGGACAGGTGCGGCAGACGGCCCGGCGACAGACTATG harbors:
- the LOC112798128 gene encoding triphosphate tunnel metalloenzyme 3-like produces the protein MEVEIKLRLQDSASHQKLSKLLSQFHTKTLIQENIFFDGTNSELTSNLAVLRVRFYDMDQNCVLSLKAKPMISGGVSRMEEHEEPFDPVLGRACIAEPWRLLSVDNSKVLRRVRDEYGFGASGVVCLGGFRNLRAVHEWRGLKLELDETNYDFGTNYELECESADPEKHKELLEDFLKENGVQYSYSNVSKFAIFQSRKLPQ
- the LOC112798129 gene encoding small nuclear ribonucleoprotein SmD1a, which produces MKLVRFLMKLNNETVSIELKNGTIVHGTITGVDISMNTHLKTVKMTLKGKNPVTLDHLSVRGNNIRYYILPDSLNLETLLVEETPRVKPKKPTAGKPLGRGRGRGRGRGRGRGR